The Miscanthus floridulus cultivar M001 chromosome 6, ASM1932011v1, whole genome shotgun sequence genomic interval TACCTCGAGGAACTCGGCGCCGGCGTCGAGGTCGCGCTGCTCCGCCGGCTTGATGCGACCGCCGGAGAGGTACATGTCCTTGGCGAGCGAGAAACTGCGGGAGATGACCTTGCGCCGCCTCTCCATCTCCTTGCTCAGCTTCGGCGGTGCAGGGACAGGGGCGCCACGGGGCAAGTGCGGAACCGCCGTCTTCTCCTGGTACGCGACGACGGCGCGGACGAACTCCTGGTAGGCCCTGGCGCAGCCGGGGTAGTCGAACTCGTCGCCGGAGCCGCCGGGCTTGCGCATGCGCTCCGGGTGGAACTGGAGGCCCATGATGAACCTGCCGTCGCCGGGGCTGTACGTGTCCGGGTCGTAGAACGCCTCGACGAGCCCGTCCGGCGCGAACGCCATGGGCGCGAACCGCTGCGCCAGGCGCCGCACGCCCTGGTGGTGGTAGCTGTTTACCATCAGCTGCTGCTGcgcgccgtcgtcgccgccggcGAGGAGATCGCCCGCGAACCACTCGTGCAGCGGCGTGCCCGGTAGCACGCGCACCGGGTGCCGGTGCCCGTCGTAGTCGCCGTAGTTGATGTGCTGGACGGTGTCGGGCCCGACCAGCTCGTGCTCCACGTCCTGGTACAGCGAGCCGCCGCAGGCGACGTTGAGCACCTGCGAGCCGCGGCAGATGCCCAGGTAGGGGATGTTGCGCTCCAGGCAGCGGCGCGCGAGGCGGAGCTCGATCGAGTCCTTTTCGTGGTCGATGGCCGCGTCGCTcgggtgcaggcgccgcacggcctCCAGCTGCTCCGGCGAGAG includes:
- the LOC136457807 gene encoding putative glutamine amidotransferase GAT1_2.1; this encodes MSSSPDLSRVLPRVLIVSRRTVRKNKFVDFVGEYHLDLIVGYGAVPVIVPRVAGVHALLDSFEPIHGVLLCEGEDIDPSLYDSAEAGTDGSLSPEQLEAVRRLHPSDAAIDHEKDSIELRLARRCLERNIPYLGICRGSQVLNVACGGSLYQDVEHELVGPDTVQHINYGDYDGHRHPVRVLPGTPLHEWFAGDLLAGGDDGAQQQLMVNSYHHQGVRRLAQRFAPMAFAPDGLVEAFYDPDTYSPGDGRFIMGLQFHPERMRKPGGSGDEFDYPGCARAYQEFVRAVVAYQEKTAVPHLPRGAPVPAPPKLSKEMERRRKVISRSFSLAKDMYLSGGRIKPAEQRDLDAGAEFLESNTASLSVQQEKRLKQMGATVRNASGYLNSLKVSGVREAAARALMAEMTVNQLSDLAAFYGTMGKICSEVLDTKLQALHVNVNLHE